GATGAAGAACGCGCCCACGCCCACCTGCGCGGCCACATAGAAGAACTGCGCGACGATCCCGCCGACGAAGTGCGGGCGCGACCAGAGCGAGGCGCCGGCCGCGCGCTGCGCGGGCGAGGCGGCGCGGCGGATGTCGGGCATCGGCGTGCGCGCGATCAGCAGCGCGAGCAGCACCACGATCACCGCGATCGCCACGTAGGTCACGCGCACCGAATCGAGGCCGGCCTCGGCACCCGCAGCGGCGGTCGCCGAGGGCGCCGCCGCCTGGAAGAAGAACGTGCCGCCGATCAGCGGCCCGAGGAAGCTGCCGAGCCCGTTGAACGACTGCGAGAGGTTGAGCCGCCGCTCGGCCGTCTCGGGCGCGCCGAGTTCGGTCACGTAGGGATTCGCGGCGGTCTCGAGGCAGCCGAGCCCGGCGGCGATCACGAACAGCGCGAACAGGAAGAACGGGAAGCTCGCGGCCGCCGAGGCCGGAATGAACAGCAGCGCGCCGATCGCGTAGAGCGCCAGGCCAAGCAGGATGCCGCGCTTGTAGCCGAAGCGCTCCATCAGCAGCGCGGCCGGCATCGCCATCACGAAGTAGGCACCGAAATAGGCGCCCTGCAGCAGGCCCGACTGCGCCTTGCTGACATGCAGCACGTCCTGGAAATGCTTGTTGAGCACGTCGAGCAGCCCATACGACAGCCCCCACATGAAAAAGAGGCTCGTCACCAGAATGAACGCGGTGCGCCAGTCGTGGCTGCGTTCCGTCGTGCCGGCCGGCGCCGCGCCGGCCCTCGATACCTGTTGCATGATGCTTGTCTCCTTCCGTTGCCGTCTCGGTCGATCGCCCTGCCCGCCGTGTTCCTGATGCGCCCGGGATGCGCCGCGTTACTGCCGGGAGAGATCGAAGATGCGCGCCATCGGCGTCCACTTGGTGCCCGGCTCGCTCCATGGCGTCGGCTGCTGGAACGTATCCATCAGCGCCTCCCATTCCACGACCTTCGGATCGGCCAGGCTCGCCGCCCGCATCCGCGCCGCATCGAACACGGCGTCGTCGGTCTCCATCACCATCGTGAGCCGGTTACCGATCCGGTAGATCTCCATCGCCGTCACGCCCTGCCCGCGCAGATGCGCGGCGATCTGCGGCCAGATCCGCTCGTGATGCGCTTCGTAGCGCGCGATCGATTCCGGGTCGTCCTTCAGGTCCAGCGCCAGGCATTGCCGCATCGGGGTGTCTCCGGGGTTGGCCGCGCGACGCGAAGCGAGGCGCCGTGCGGGTGGGTTGCAATGCGTTGGATCGCGTGTGCGTCGTTGCGCGCCTCAACTCAGCGCGCGGTCGAGATGCGTGTAGCCGCCGTCCACGAACAGCCACTGGCCGGTGGTGTGCGCCGCGCGCCCCGACAGCAGGAACACGGCGGTGGCGGCGATCTCGTCGGCGCTCGTCATGCGCTGGCCGAGAGGGATGCGCTGCGTGATCGCGGCGAGCTTGGCGGCCGGATCGTCGAAGCTCGCGAGCCACGATTCGTAGAGCGGCGTCATCACCTCGGCCGGCACCACGGCGTTCACGCGCACGCCGTGGGCGGCCAGCGAGGCGGCCCATTCGCGCGTGAGCGAGAGCACCGCGCCCTTGGCCGCGCAATAGCCGCTGGTGCCGCCCTGGCCGGTGAGCGCCGTCTTCGACGAGACGTTGACGATCGCGCCGCGGCTCGCCTTCAGGTGCGGCTCGCAGTAATGCGCCATCGCGTAGTAATGGATCAGGTTGCGTTCGAGCGAGGCGACGAACGCGGCGCGCCCGGCGCCGAGGCCGACGCTGTCGTTCACGCCGGCGTTGTTGACGAGCGCGTCGATGCGGCCGAATTCGGCAAGCGCGCCGGCCACGGCGGCCTCGCATTGCGCGTCGTCGAGCAGGTCGGTGCGCACGAAGCGCGTGCGCGGCTGCAACGCGCGCAGCTCGGCCGCGAACGCGTCGTCGGGCGCGTTGCGGTCGAGCACGACCGGGATCGCGTGCTCGGCGGCCAGCGCGCGCGTGATCGCGGCACCGATGCCGGCCGCGCCGCCCGTGACCAGCACGACCTTGTCTTCGAGATCGAGATTCAACTGGCTGCCTCCGTGATGTCCAGCGGGCTCAGGCCGCGGCGCCGGCAGGCGCCCCGGACGTGCCGCGGAACCGGTACTGTTCGAGCGACTCGGGTTTCATCTCGATCGAGAAGCCCGGCGCCGCCGGCGGCAGATAGGCCGCGTCGCGCACCACGCATGGCTCGACGAAATGCTCGTGCAGGTGATCGACGTACTCGATCACGCGGCCCTCGCGCGTGCCGGCAATGCAGACGTAGTCGATCATCGACAGATGCTGCACGTACTCGCACAGCCCCACGCCGCCCGCATGCGGGCACACCGGCAGGCCGTATTTCGCCGCCAGCAGCATCACCGCCAGGATCTCGTTGACGCCGCCCAGCCGGCACGCATCGATCTGCACCACGTCGATCGCCCCGCGCATGATGAACTGCTTGAACAGCACGCGGTTCTGGCACATCTCGCCGGTGGCCACCTGCACCGGGCCGATCGCCTCGCGGATCTTGCGGTGGCCTTCCACGTCGTCGGGACTGGTCGGCTCCTCGATGAACCACGGTTTCGCGAACGCCAGCTCGCGCACCCAGTCGATCGCCTCGCTCACTTCCCACACCTGGTTCGCGTCGATCATCAGCTTGCGATCGGGGCCGAGCACCTCGCGCGCGATCGTCACGCGGCGGATGTCGTCCTCGAGGTTCGCGCCCACCTTCAGCTTCACGTGATGGAAGCCGGCGTCCACCGCTTCCTGGCAGAGCCGGCGCAGCTTGTCGTCGCCGTAGCCGAGCCAGCCGGCCGAGGTCGTGTAGCACGGGTAGCCCTCGCGTTCGAGCGTGGCGATCCGCTCTGCCTTGCCGGGCGCCTGGCGCTGCAGCAGCGCGAGCGCCTCGTCGCGCGTGAGGCCGTCGCTCAGGTAGCGGAAGTCGATGCAGCGCACGAGTTGCTCGGGCGTCATGTCGGCCACGAGGCGCCAGAGCGGCTTGCCCTCGGCCTTGGCCCAGAGGTCCCAGGCGGCGTTGACCACGGCGCCGGTGGCGAGGTGGATGGCGCCCTTGTCGGGGCCGATCCAGCGCAACTGGCTGTCGGAGGTGAGGTGGCGCCAGAAGCGGCCCATGTCCTCGCGGATCCAGTCGAGGTCGAGGCCGACCACGAGATGGCGCATCGCCTCGATGGCGGCGCAGCAGATCTCGTTGCCGCGGCCGATCGTGAAGGTCAGGCCGTGGCCGGCCAGGCCGTCGTGATCGGTGTCGAGGATCACGTAGGCGGCCGAGTAGTCGGGATCGGGGTTCATCGCGTCGGAGCCGTCGAGCCGTTGCGAGGTCGGAAAGCGCACGTCCAGGACGCGCATCGAGCGGATGATGGGCATGGTGATCGGTCGTGAATCCAGCTGCGTGCTGCGTCGTTTCGGAATGGCAATCGAAGCCGGCGGGCGAGCCATCGTGACCGGCGTGTTGGTGTCGATTGGTTTAATGGTCCAGCCAATTGCAGCCAATCATACGACGTTCAATGCCTCGATGGACTCCGGGTTTTCCCGGGCGCGGCGTGGAGCTTCGTGGGCTTCGGGGACTCCAGGCGAGATGGGCCGGCGGGCGCGATGCAAGCGCGAGCCGGCCCGCCTTCCTCCGGCTCGCGGCGTTCAGTCGATCCGGTAGAAACGGCGCGCGTTGCCGCCGAACAGATCCGCCATCGCGCCGGCGCCGAACCAGCGCTCGCCGTCGCGCTCGCAGGCGGCGACCCAATCCTCGTAGCCGCCGTGATGCGCGGCGAGCCGCAGCACCGGCCAGTCGCTGCCCCACATCACGCGGCGCGGGCCGAACAGCTCGGCCACCGCCTGCACGTAGGGCGCGCTCGGGTTGCCCCCGGTCACGTCGCCGGCCTCGGTCCAGAGGCCCGACAGCTTGCAGTGCAGGTTCGGCAGTGCCGCGAGCCGCGCCATCGCGCTGCGCCACGGCTCGATCGCGCCGCTCGCGATCGGCGGCTTGGCGGCGTGATCGATCACGATCGGCAGATCCGGATACCGTTGCGCGAAGGTTGCGAGCGCATCGAGTTGCGCGGGCAGCACGAGCGCGTCGAAGCGCAGGTCGTGCGCGAGCAGCGCGGCCACGGCCGGTGCCAGCGCCGCGTCGTCGATCCAGCGGTCGTCGAGCGATTGCAGCATCGGCCGCACGCCGCGGAACTTCGGCGCCGCCGCGAACCGGGCAATCTGCGCGGGCGCGTCGGCCGCCTTCAGGTCGACCCAGCCGACCACCGCCTTCACGCTCGGCGTCGCGCTCGCGAGATCGAGCAGGTAGCGCGTGTCGTCGAGCGACGGCAGCGACTGCACGAGCACGGTGCCGTCGATGCCCGTCGCACGCAGATGCGGCGCGAGATCGGCCGGGCCGAAATCACGATGGATCGCCGTGAGTTCGGGCGGCGGCCAGTCGCCCGCGCGGGCGGCGATTTGCCAGTAATGCTGATGCGCATCGATGCGTGAGCTCATCGGGCGTGTTCCTCGTTCGGGTTGACGTCGCGCAGCGGCTGCCTGCGCGGGCGAAACAGCAGAAAGGGCGAAAAAACGCTTCGGGATCCGGATCAACGACGCAGACGCCGGCGGCGTCACCGCCCGTACCACCGGCACCGGCGCCTCGGGTCGTGCCGGCATCGGACCAAAGGTCCAGCCAATCCGCTCGAAGATCGTTCAGAACGGCGCCGCCGGCCATCCGGGCTAACCCGCAACCCCGATCCATGGCCCACATGACGGCCTGGTTTCGTCTTGCTTGCCGCCGCCCGGCGTGAATCCATTCCGAATTGCGGTGAAATGAAAATATCGCCGCCATCTTCTCGTTTCACGGCACGATCACCATTCCAATTCAAACAGTCATTTCAATTAACAAGCATATTTTTCTTTATCGATTTGCGAATCGGCAAAAACTTCAGATCAGCGGATTTCGACAATCCTTTTGTTCCATTACAAAAAATTACGATGTATATTCGCTCACGGATTCGGCGGCAGCCGGCATTCAGCAAAGCGTCGGCTCGATGTCAGCCTGGGGCGGCGCCGCCGCTGCGCCGCCGCGATCCCGAAGCGAGAAAGCCAACGGCACCGAGGCCTCGCGGCCGTCGCGCGGGCGCTGGCCGAGATCCGTGTCGTCGAGCCGGCACGCGCCCGAGAGCGCGCCACGTTTGCCAACCATTCTTGAACAACAGGGCCTTCGATCATGCATTTCATCACCTGATTTCCGCTTAATTCCCGCCTTCGTTTCATCCGGAAAGCCAGCCATTTCTTTTCGCCGAAATCAAACCGGCGAGGGAGCGGCATTGCCTGCCGGTTTCAACATGACATCAACCGTTCATTCCAACAGCAGAGGCATCGGTATGTGGAAGCGTATCCGCAACATCCGTCATCTCTCCCTGATCGGGCTGCTGGCGCTCGCCGCCTGCGGCGGTGACGACGGCGGCGCCGGCTCGGCCGTCTCGCTCGGCGCGGCGAACAATCCGGCCGGCACCGCCGCGCCGACCCGGGCCACGGTCAACCCCGGCACGCCGCCGGTGGAAATGCCCGACACCGTCGTGCCCGTCAACTACAAGCTCTGGTTCCGGCCGAGCGACGACCTGAGCCAGTTCCAGGGGCGCGCCGACGTCGAGATCAACGTCAAGCAGGCCGTCAACGCGATCGTGGTGGCCGGCCATCGCATCCAGTTCACCAACGGCAAGATCACGCTGCAGCCCGGCAACATCGAGCTGATCGCCACGCCGCAGGGCCAGGGCGACTACTACCAGCTGCGCCCGGCCAGCGGCACGATCCCGCGCGGCAACTACTCGCTGCACATGGAATGGCAGGGCATCATCAACTTCGATTCGCACGGCGACCCGGCGCAGGGCACGGTCGGCAGTTGCGACAACGATCCGTATCCGGGCTGCTCGGCGGCCGAGGGCATGTTCCGCGTCGACCTGGTCGGCACCGACGGCACCTCCAGCGGCGCGGTGCTCACGCAAGGCGAATCGGACCTCGCGCGCCAGTGGTTCCCGGGCTGGGACGAACCCGCGTTCCGTCCCACCTATGAAGTGTCGGCCGAGGTGCCGCAAGCGTGGCGCGTGGTGTCGAACGCGGCCGAGAAGCCGGCCGCCAGCATCGGCGGCGGCTACAAGCTGGTGTCGTTCGAGAAGACACCGCCGATGCCGTCGTACCTGCTGTTCTTCGGCGGCGGCAAGTTCGACACGCTCGAAGACGACTTCACGAGCCCGCTGCCCGACGGCAAGGGGCTGCACCTGCGCATCTTCACGCCGCCCGGCATGAGCGAGTGGGCGAAGCCGGCGATGCAGGAAACCAAGCAGGCGCTCGACTACTACTACCGCTACACCGGCATCGCGCTGCCGCTGACCAAGTTCGACACGATCGCCGCGAACGACAAGTTCAAGGCGCAGAAGGACCTGAACTTCGGCGGCATGGAGAACTGGGGGTCGATCCTGGAGTTCGCCGACGACATCCTGCCCAAGCCCGGCACGCCGATGTCGCGCTACGGGCTCACGGTGCTGACGCACGAGGCCGCGCACCAGTGGTTCGGCGATCTCGTCACGCTCGACTGGTGGGACGACGTCTGGCTCAACGAGTCGTTCGCGACGTACTTCGAGACGCGCACCACGATCCAGTTCCATCCGGACGTGTTCAACTGGGTGCAGGACGCCGGCAACAAGGCGGCCGTGATCAAGGCCGACATCGGCCCCGACGCGTTCCCGGTGCAGCCGAACTTCAACGCGTTCGGTTCGAACGACTTCGTGATCAACGCCGGCACCTTCGTCTACGACAAGGGCGGCCACGTGCTGAAGATGCTGGAGGGTTATCTCGGCGACGAGGTGATGCGCAAGGGGCTGCAGCAGTATCTGGCCGACTATTCGTTCGGCAACGGCACGCCGCAGCGGCTGTGGGATGCACTGTCGAACGCGAGCGGCCAGAAGGTCGGCCCGATCGGCGACAGCTTCGTGCGCCAGACCGGCGTGCCGCTGCTGTCGCTCGACACGCAGTGCGACCTGACGAAGAACCAGAACATCGTCACGCTGAAACAGGCGCCGTTCCCGAACCGGAACGCCTACCCCGGCACGCAGTGGACGATTCCGGTGACGCTCGCGTATGGCGACGGCCTCATCAACCGCAAGACGCTCGCGCTCTCCGACACGCAGACGCAGGTGCGGCTCGAGGGCTGCTCGGCGGTGCTCGCGAACCCCACCGGCTTCGACTACTACGTGACGAACTACAGCGACACGGCCTGGAGCGCGCTGCTGCCGCAACTGTCGCGCGTGAACGATCCGGTGCTGCTGACGAACCTGCGCAACGACGCGGCGCTGCTCGTCAGCAACCAGCTCGCGCCGGCTTCGCGCTCGGCCGCGCTGACCTCGGTGAGCGGCCCGGCGGCGGTCTCGCTGCGGCAGCTGGCGACGGCGCCGTCGGTGGTGCGCCAGGCCCGGCCGGTGGTGCGCTATCACGGCAAGTTCGTGGCACGGCAGCGGCAGGTGCAATAAGCGGCTGCACAGCAAGCTGCATACGGCTGCCTACGCCGATGAGGGCGCGGCGGCCGGCCAGCCGGCCATCGCCTCTCGTCGGCTGGCTACGCCCCCGCATCGTCTCGATGCGAGGGCGTTTTTCATACCGCAGGCCCGCCCTTCCCGCCCGACATCGGCATCGGCCTGAGATGGAATATGGCGGCTCGCCGAGCCATTGAGAGGTGGCCGCGCAAATTCGGACAGTCGGGTAAGTGGAATGCCCGGGGCTTGAGCCAGCGATAATGCAGGCAAAGGAATCGGAAAGATGACGAAGAGAACCCGACGGACGCACTCAGCGGCGTTCAAGGCGAAAGTGGCCCTGGCGGCGGTCAAGGGCGAGCGCACGCTGGCCGAGCTGGCGCAGCAGTTCGATGTGCATCCGAACCAGATCACGGAGTGGAAGCGGCAACTGCAGGAGCGTGCGGCGGATGTGTTCGGCGCGGCCGGTCCACCGTCGAACGAGCCGCCGGTGGACGTGAAAACGCTGCACGCGAAGATCGGACAGTTGACGCTGGAGAACGATTTTTTGTCCGGAGCGCTCGGCAAAGCCGGACTGTCGAGCGCAAAGCGATGATTGACCGCACGCATGCGTTGCCGGTTTCGCGACAGACGCGACTGGTTGGCGTCGCGAGATCGAGCGCATATTACCGGGCGCAGCCAGTGAGCGAGGCGGATCAGTTGCTGATGCGTCGAATCGACGAACTGCACATGGGGTTTCCATTTTCCGGGGCACGGATGCTGGCACGTCTGTTACGCCGGGAAGGCCATGAAGTCGGCCGCCAGCGTGTGCGCGCGCTGATGAGGCGCATGGGTGTCGAGGCGCTGTACTGCAAGCCGAACACGAGCCGGCGCCACGCACAGCACAAGATCTGGCCGTACCTGCTACGCGGCATGAAGATCGACCGTGCCAATCAGGTGTAGAAGTTCAGACTTGATCTGACAGTAAGGCCTTGCCAAGAGGTGGGGTTACCCGTTTTGATAGAGGTGCGAATCTTCATCAAAACAGCGCGCAAGCGCCAAGGAGTCACCCCGTGAGTAGTCTCAACCAAAACGTCATCCGCCACAAGATCGGTCTGCTGAATCTGGCCACCGAGCTGGGCAACGTGTCGAAAGCCTGCAAGGTGATGGGGCTCTCGCGCGATACGTTCTACCGTTATCAGAACGCCGTGGCCGAGGGCGGCATCGATGCCCTGTTCGACAGCAATCGGCGCAAGCCGAATCCCAAGAATCGCGTCGATGAATCGACGGAAATCGTCGTGCTGGGCTATGCCATGGAGCAGCCCGCCCACGGGCAGGTTCGGGTCAGCAACGAATTACGCCGGCGCGGCATTTTCGTGTCTGCATCCGGGGTTCGTTCGATCCGGCTGCGTCACGCGTTGTCGTCCTTCAAGCTGAGGCTCGTGGCGCTGGAGAAGCAGGTCGCTGAAAAAAGCATCGTGCTGAGCGAGGACCAGGTGGCCGCGCTGGAAAGAAAGCAGGACGACGATGTGGCCCACGGCGAAATCGAAACCGCTCATCCCGGCTATCTGGGCTCGCAAGACACGTTCTAGGTGGGCACGATCAAGGGCGTAGGCCGGATCTACCAGCAGACCTTCGTCGACACGTACAGCAAAGTGGCCATGGCCAAGCTGTACACCACCAAGACGCCGATCACGGCGGCCGATCTGCTCAATGATCGGGTGCTGCCGTTCTTCGAGGAGCACGGCATGGGTGTGATGCGCATGCTGACCGATCGAGGCACGGAGTATTGCGGCAAGCCGGAATCGCACGATTATCAGTTGTACCTGGCGCTGAACGACATCGAGCACACCAGAACCAAGGCGTGACATCCGCAGACGAATGGCATCTGCGAGCGGTTCCACAAAACCATCCCGCAGGAGTTTTATCAGGTCGCGTTCCGCCGCAAGCTGTATCTGGACGCTGTCGGAGCTGCAGGTCGATCTCGATGCCTGGCTGATGTACTACAACGGCGAGCGGACCCATCAAGGTAAGATGTGTTGTGGTCGCACGCCTCTGCAAACGCTCATCACGGGCAAGGAGGTGTGGAAGGAGAAAGTGAGCCACCTGAATCTGATCTGACAGTCACGCACCGTCGGAACGGGTAACTGTCAGATCGGGTCGCGACTTCTACAGTTGAAAAATAACACCCTTCGTCCGACGCACATCAAGTTTAGCTCAGAATTTTTGCACGCCCGTTTTTCGCGAGCTTGCTCAAAGTTTCATACTTTGGGGCATGTCAGTTAGGGCGCTTTTTCTCGATCCGGCAGCCATTTCGAATGATGCACGCGACTGGCTTCTTGCGGCTTCGATGTACGCCAATTTCAACGCGGGCGTTCAGCGGCGCTTCCGTCGTTGTCTACGCCCATTCCATAAAACCAGTCACCAGACTGATCTTTTGAACCACTGAGTGTGAAGTATTTAAACGCCGTAAATGACATCCGGGATGGATTGCGCTGCCGCGATCTCTGGCTGGCGCTGGGTGTGCAGGATATTCGTCAGCGCTATCGACGCTCACTGCTGGGGCCGTTCTGGCTGACAATCAGCATGGCCGTGATGATCGGCGCGATGGGTCCGCTCTATGGCATGCTGTTCAAGTACGATCCCGCCACCTTCATCCCACACCTCGCGCTTGGCCTCATCATCTGGGGCTTCATGGCTGGCCAGATTGCCGATTTTGGCGAGGCGTTCTCGAACTCGACCAACTACCTCCGACAAATAAAGTTGCCGCTATCAATGTTCGTGTTCCGGGTGATGTGGCGCCATACGATTATCCTGGGGCACAACATCCTCGTCTTTGTGATCGTCTGGGCCATTCTGCCGGTTCACCTGAATGCTAGCTTACTGGTCCTGCCGCTCTCGATGTTGGTCGTGCTCGTCAACCTGTTCTGGATGGGTTGCGTGGTGAGCATTTTTTGCACACGCTATCGCGACATGCATCCGGTGATCTCCAATTTGGTGCAGGTGCTGTTCTTCGTGACGCCAATCATCTGGAAAGTCGAGCAATTGTCGCCGAAGCGTCAGCACCTGATCCACTTCAATCCGTTCTTCTACCTGCTCGAACTCATACGCCAGCCGCTGCTGGGCCGGATGCCAGCGCCAGCAACCTGGATCGGTGCGATTGGCATGGCCGTGGTAGGCCTCGCGCTGGCGCTGGCGATGCTCGGCAAGCTGCGTCATCGCGTGACGTACTGGCTTTGATCGAGGGCGTTTAATATGCATATTTCGCTTGAAAATGTCACCGTTCGCTTTCCGATTTACGACGCACGGCACCGCTCGTTCAAACGTGCGGTGATGGCTGCCGCGACCGGCGGCCGGTTTGTCGGTTCGCCTGGCCATACGGTCGTAGAGGCGTTGCATGAAATCAACCTCGAAATCGTACGTGGCGACCGCATAGCGCTGATCGGCGGCAACGGTGCCGGCAAGACGACGTTGCTGCGCGTGCTGGCGGGCGTCTATGAGCCCGAAATCGGCAAGGTTCACGTGCAGGGACGGATTACCAGCCTGCTTGATTCAATGCTCGGGATGGATCTGGAGTCGACCGGCTACGAGAACATGTATCTGCGCGGACTGTTCCTCGGACTGAAGGCGAAGGAAATTGCCAGGCTCGCGGAAGAGATTGCGGAATTCAGCGAACTCGGCGACTTCCTGAACGTACCGGTGCGGACCTATTCGGCGGGCATGACGCTGCGGCTTGCCTTTTCGATTTCTACCGTGATCAAGCCGGAAATCCTGCTAATGGACGAGTGGATGAGTGTCGGCGATGAACATTTCAAGCACAAGGCTGAAACGCGTCTGGAGCAATTCGTCAGCGATGCCGGCATTTTGGTGATTGCGACGCATGATCACGAGCTCGCGGAGCGTCTCGCGACGCGGCGCATCACGATGGAGCACGGCACCATCGTGTCGGAGGCGAGCTGCTGACACTGGACACACGAACGCGTGTTTGTTGCAATGTTTTGCCCTCCAGGGGAAACAGTCATCGCGTGCGATGTCTCCTTTGCACACTACGTGGCGCACCGTATATTAGACGGGATTTGCTGTTTTTATACTGTATGCATATTTTTAAGAGCGAATTGATGGGCAGCCCGTTGATTTCGATTGTGGTTCCGACCACTGGGAAAGAAAGAAATCTCTTTCGTTGCTTGAACTCATTGGTAAACAACGCACCGAAACCGCTGCTCGAAAAGGCGGAACTCATTGTTTTTCTGAACGCGGATCCAATTGCACCGATCGACTACTCGCATGTCGAAAATCGTCTTGAACGCATCCAGGCGCTATTCCACTCAATGAAGGTAGTGCGCTCGGAACGCTTCGAGCTGACAGCGGAAGAGTCGGCCCACTCGGCATCCGCGCACGCGCAAGGCAAGTACATCTGGCTTGCCGGTGATAAGCGGATTTTCCTGCCGGAAGGGCTGCGTATGCTGGCAAAGTGGCTGGAAGCACCGACGACACCGGCCGCTTACTTCAACTCCAGCTGGATCGACCAGACCGGCAAGACCAACAATTACCCGTCGACGCACATGCTGGCGAATCACGCAGCGATGCCATACAAGCTATTCGTCATGAGCACCGGCATAAACTTCATCGCGACCGGCATGGGGGCATGGATCTTCGAGCGACGCTGTCTCGATCGGGCGGTCTGGAAGGAAATCATCGTCACATGCGGGCCGCACTTCTCGCATGTGACCACGGCGCTGGCGATGCTTGACGGCGAGGATGTCCAGTATTTTTCGATGTACCTCGTCCAGATCGAAAGTAAGGCCTACCACGCGGGCGACGACAGCGAATGGGCGCGCTACTCGAAGCTTGCCAAGACATACCGCTACTACGCGTGGACATTCGGCCTGATTCGCCAGTTCAATTACCTGATCGCGAAAGGCGTCTACGATCACGGTGACGTGCGGCGGTCGATGTGTTCGGAAGGCACGCTGCTGCGCCGTCAGGTCGACGAGATCTATTCGCACATCGTCGCGCAGATCAGATTCGGATGGTTCAAGAAGTTGGAGCGGATAACGCAGACCGAATTCGACGAGGTCTACGATTTCCTGTGTCGTGTCTGCCCCGAGAAGGCCATTCTCAACGACATGATCAAGGAACTCTACGTTGGCTGCAATTCGCTGCGGGGGCGGGATTTCACCGACAAGATAGGACTGGTTCTTGATGCAATTGGCATCGACAGCCTGGCGCTTCGATTCGGCACCCTGATCGTCAGCCAGCTCGGCGACAGCTTCGTGCGCTTGCATCCGCGCGGCTTCATCGTTTCACGAGTGAGTGACAACGATAACTTTATGCTTGCCTACAAGCTCATCGATGCGCCGGCGATCAGCGACCACTGGCAGATCCTCACCCAGAAGGAAATGGATGAATTCGTGCTTGTCGAGCCCGTCGACTCGTTATCGCACGTCTACCCGATCAGCATAACTCCGGCGCAGCCGACCAGCGCGCTGCGAAAACTGACGCACCGCGTCGTCGTGTACCTTTACCGTAGCCGCCTGACGTATGCAGTGGTGAACATGGCGCCGGGCGCCATGAAGCGCAAGCTCAGGGCGATGCTGTACTGACCGAGCCGGCTGCCGAACGTCAATGACGGCGCCCTTTCGCGTATCGGGTCCGGCGGAACCTTCAGTTCCACCGTACGTCGGAGTGGCGAATTATCGCTCCCAGGTCACGTCGCCGATGTCAGTCGAATACGGTTTGCCGTTCTCGTCGAACTTCGTCGTGATGGCCGGACCGCGATAGCCGTCTTCCTGGACAGCCACGTCGATCAGACGACGCGGCACACCGCTATTCAGACTGGCCTCGAGTTGTTCCAGCGTCTCGCACTTCTCGTAAGGCAGGCCGACGAGTTCCGCCAGCAGTTCAAACTCGGGTTCGAACAAGCCGGACTTTGCCGATGCGCCGAACTCCTTCCTGAACGCACGCGTCTGCGACTTGATGATCGACTGGTAACCACGGTTGTTCAGCACAACGACCGTCAGCGGTAGATCCGGGTTCGCCGCGAGCGTGAACAGTTCCTGCACGTTGAGCAGCAAGCCGCCATCGCCCTCAAGACAGACCACGGGTTGCTTCAACGCGGCAACAGCACCCACCGCGGTCGGTAGGCCGAGTCCCATGGAGCCGAGTACATGCCCCGCCCACGCGAAGGTCGCGCCTTCGGCCGGCTTGAAGAAACGGGCGATGCCTTCGATCGCGTAGCCCGACGCGGTCGGCACG
The genomic region above belongs to Burkholderia plantarii and contains:
- a CDS encoding M1 family metallopeptidase produces the protein MWKRIRNIRHLSLIGLLALAACGGDDGGAGSAVSLGAANNPAGTAAPTRATVNPGTPPVEMPDTVVPVNYKLWFRPSDDLSQFQGRADVEINVKQAVNAIVVAGHRIQFTNGKITLQPGNIELIATPQGQGDYYQLRPASGTIPRGNYSLHMEWQGIINFDSHGDPAQGTVGSCDNDPYPGCSAAEGMFRVDLVGTDGTSSGAVLTQGESDLARQWFPGWDEPAFRPTYEVSAEVPQAWRVVSNAAEKPAASIGGGYKLVSFEKTPPMPSYLLFFGGGKFDTLEDDFTSPLPDGKGLHLRIFTPPGMSEWAKPAMQETKQALDYYYRYTGIALPLTKFDTIAANDKFKAQKDLNFGGMENWGSILEFADDILPKPGTPMSRYGLTVLTHEAAHQWFGDLVTLDWWDDVWLNESFATYFETRTTIQFHPDVFNWVQDAGNKAAVIKADIGPDAFPVQPNFNAFGSNDFVINAGTFVYDKGGHVLKMLEGYLGDEVMRKGLQQYLADYSFGNGTPQRLWDALSNASGQKVGPIGDSFVRQTGVPLLSLDTQCDLTKNQNIVTLKQAPFPNRNAYPGTQWTIPVTLAYGDGLINRKTLALSDTQTQVRLEGCSAVLANPTGFDYYVTNYSDTAWSALLPQLSRVNDPVLLTNLRNDAALLVSNQLAPASRSAALTSVSGPAAVSLRQLATAPSVVRQARPVVRYHGKFVARQRQVQ
- a CDS encoding ABC transporter permease — encoded protein: MKYLNAVNDIRDGLRCRDLWLALGVQDIRQRYRRSLLGPFWLTISMAVMIGAMGPLYGMLFKYDPATFIPHLALGLIIWGFMAGQIADFGEAFSNSTNYLRQIKLPLSMFVFRVMWRHTIILGHNILVFVIVWAILPVHLNASLLVLPLSMLVVLVNLFWMGCVVSIFCTRYRDMHPVISNLVQVLFFVTPIIWKVEQLSPKRQHLIHFNPFFYLLELIRQPLLGRMPAPATWIGAIGMAVVGLALALAMLGKLRHRVTYWL
- a CDS encoding ABC transporter ATP-binding protein; translated protein: MHISLENVTVRFPIYDARHRSFKRAVMAAATGGRFVGSPGHTVVEALHEINLEIVRGDRIALIGGNGAGKTTLLRVLAGVYEPEIGKVHVQGRITSLLDSMLGMDLESTGYENMYLRGLFLGLKAKEIARLAEEIAEFSELGDFLNVPVRTYSAGMTLRLAFSISTVIKPEILLMDEWMSVGDEHFKHKAETRLEQFVSDAGILVIATHDHELAERLATRRITMEHGTIVSEASC
- a CDS encoding glycosyltransferase family A protein; protein product: MGSPLISIVVPTTGKERNLFRCLNSLVNNAPKPLLEKAELIVFLNADPIAPIDYSHVENRLERIQALFHSMKVVRSERFELTAEESAHSASAHAQGKYIWLAGDKRIFLPEGLRMLAKWLEAPTTPAAYFNSSWIDQTGKTNNYPSTHMLANHAAMPYKLFVMSTGINFIATGMGAWIFERRCLDRAVWKEIIVTCGPHFSHVTTALAMLDGEDVQYFSMYLVQIESKAYHAGDDSEWARYSKLAKTYRYYAWTFGLIRQFNYLIAKGVYDHGDVRRSMCSEGTLLRRQVDEIYSHIVAQIRFGWFKKLERITQTEFDEVYDFLCRVCPEKAILNDMIKELYVGCNSLRGRDFTDKIGLVLDAIGIDSLALRFGTLIVSQLGDSFVRLHPRGFIVSRVSDNDNFMLAYKLIDAPAISDHWQILTQKEMDEFVLVEPVDSLSHVYPISITPAQPTSALRKLTHRVVVYLYRSRLTYAVVNMAPGAMKRKLRAMLY